One stretch of Dissulfurimicrobium hydrothermale DNA includes these proteins:
- a CDS encoding NAD-dependent epimerase/dehydratase family protein, whose amino-acid sequence MIHVLITGANGFIGQNLCKSLSGLNIFARGAVRRIGPHIEGINELLVVGEIGPDTEWSCALDGIDIVIHLAGKTHVIQGGKDQKKEFYTINTYGTERLCKMAAHAGVKQFIYLSTAKVHGEISLDRPFSEKDIPAPSDDYAMSKWQAEQVVNATAAGSNMKAVILRPPMVYGPKMKGNLLRLLRLIDAGIPLPFSSINNKRSLLNVANLIDILLSLIRYPIQESATFLVSDGIDLSVGEIIRLLAKALGKKPRLIPCPVNIIKVVACLLGKRDDAERIVNPLMIDSSLIQKHLKWMPPHSIWSGFKDVANWYKTQKNL is encoded by the coding sequence ATGATCCATGTTTTAATCACTGGCGCCAATGGTTTCATAGGCCAAAACCTCTGCAAGAGCCTGTCCGGCTTGAATATATTTGCGCGTGGAGCTGTAAGAAGGATCGGGCCGCATATAGAAGGAATAAATGAATTATTGGTCGTGGGCGAGATAGGTCCCGACACAGAGTGGTCTTGCGCCTTGGATGGAATAGATATAGTTATACACCTTGCTGGCAAGACGCATGTCATACAAGGCGGCAAGGATCAAAAAAAGGAATTTTATACAATCAATACATATGGAACTGAAAGGCTGTGCAAAATGGCTGCGCACGCCGGGGTCAAACAGTTTATATATCTCAGCACAGCCAAGGTGCACGGAGAGATCAGCCTGGATAGACCATTCAGCGAAAAAGATATTCCGGCCCCTTCAGATGACTATGCGATGTCCAAATGGCAGGCCGAACAGGTAGTGAATGCAACGGCTGCGGGCTCAAATATGAAGGCCGTCATCCTGAGACCTCCAATGGTCTATGGCCCTAAAATGAAAGGAAACCTGTTGCGCCTATTGCGGCTCATTGATGCAGGCATTCCATTGCCCTTTTCATCCATAAATAACAAGCGCAGTCTTTTGAACGTCGCAAACCTAATTGATATCTTGTTGTCTTTAATAAGATATCCCATTCAGGAATCCGCCACATTTTTGGTGAGCGACGGGATTGACCTCTCAGTAGGAGAAATAATTAGGCTCCTCGCTAAAGCGCTCGGCAAAAAACCTCGGCTGATCCCGTGCCCTGTAAACATAATCAAGGTCGTAGCCTGCCTCCTTGGGAAAAGAGATGATGCTGAACGTATCGTAAATCCCTTGATGATCGACAGCTCTTTGATACAAAAGCACTTGAAATGGATGCCGCCCCATTCAATTTGGTCAGGATTTAAAGATGTAGCGAATTGGTATAAAACTCAAAAAAATTTATGA
- a CDS encoding MraY family glycosyltransferase, with protein MLAIDAPNARSLHKRPIPRTGGLGIIAGTVAGLAILDEGWIFPLLILSCAIAAVSFLDDVKDIHAGYRLSIHLVAAYVLVGVFLRLQTGIIVAAVLALAWMTNLFNFMDGSDGLAGGMAALGFGFYGLASLLAGDITFSLANLAISAAASAFLIYNFHPARIFMGDAGSTFLGFLSGAIGLIGWQKGLWSLWSPMLIFSPFIIDSTLTLLKRLTRREKIWRAHCEHYYQRLIKMGYGHKNTALIEYCFMISSGAAGCFLPNGAAKWAVILFVACSYLAFILIIDISWKKFITKKCPGQ; from the coding sequence ATGCTGGCCATAGATGCACCTAACGCCCGCTCGCTCCACAAAAGGCCCATACCCAGGACTGGCGGACTTGGAATTATAGCTGGGACGGTAGCAGGCCTTGCTATATTGGATGAAGGCTGGATATTTCCGCTCCTGATACTGTCATGCGCCATTGCAGCCGTCTCGTTTTTGGATGATGTAAAAGACATTCATGCAGGTTATCGTTTGTCCATTCACTTAGTTGCGGCATATGTGCTTGTAGGCGTCTTTCTCCGACTGCAAACAGGAATTATCGTTGCCGCGGTCTTGGCCCTCGCCTGGATGACAAATCTCTTTAATTTTATGGACGGCTCTGACGGACTCGCTGGGGGTATGGCTGCATTGGGTTTTGGATTCTATGGCCTAGCGAGTCTCTTAGCAGGAGATATCACCTTCTCCCTTGCCAACCTCGCGATTTCAGCGGCCGCATCGGCATTTTTAATATATAACTTTCACCCTGCACGCATATTTATGGGTGATGCAGGCTCCACATTTCTGGGGTTCTTGTCCGGGGCCATCGGACTGATCGGATGGCAAAAGGGATTGTGGTCGCTGTGGTCCCCCATGCTCATATTTTCACCATTCATAATAGATTCAACGCTGACTTTGTTAAAAAGATTGACAAGGAGGGAAAAGATCTGGCGCGCCCATTGTGAGCACTATTATCAACGCCTTATTAAAATGGGATACGGCCACAAGAATACCGCCCTTATAGAATATTGCTTTATGATCTCTTCCGGGGCGGCGGGTTGCTTTTTGCCTAACGGTGCGGCAAAATGGGCCGTAATTTTATTTGTAGCCTGCAGTTATCTGGCCTTTATTTTAATAATTGATATATCTTGGAAAAAATTTATAACTAAAAAATGTCCTGGTCAATAA
- a CDS encoding TIGR00725 family protein, translating into MMRRIGVIGAGLCDPEIAAMAEQAGRMIAERGAILYCGGLGGVMEAAAKGAFNAGGITVGILPGPKAADANPYIKIPVMTDMGYARNVILVRSCEVLIAIAGSYGTLAEASIALKMWKPVIGLKTWENLKGVYYVDSPKEAVDKAFEMLL; encoded by the coding sequence ATGATGCGAAGGATTGGGGTGATAGGCGCGGGTCTGTGCGATCCTGAGATTGCCGCAATGGCTGAACAGGCAGGGCGCATGATAGCGGAACGGGGCGCCATTTTATATTGCGGCGGTCTAGGAGGAGTGATGGAGGCCGCGGCAAAAGGGGCGTTTAATGCAGGAGGCATTACGGTTGGCATACTTCCTGGGCCGAAAGCGGCAGATGCTAATCCTTACATAAAAATACCTGTAATGACGGACATGGGATACGCAAGAAATGTAATACTTGTCAGGTCATGTGAGGTGCTTATAGCCATTGCTGGCTCGTACGGCACGCTCGCAGAGGCATCCATCGCCTTAAAGATGTGGAAACCGGTCATCGGCCTGAAGACATGGGAAAATCTCAAAGGCGTTTATTATGTCGATTCCCCTAAAGAGGCCGTAGACAAGGCATTCGAAATGTTGCTTTAA
- a CDS encoding SAM-dependent methyltransferase, with translation MDTRRAVGFLDCILKESPPFACKVRLWDGTELSFGEGSHQFVLHIKQPDIIDSIFTGDPSLAFGNAYVNGDIDIEGDLGALLSLVYRTGIQSKLSFSQKARICWAGIKNKARGGIRQSKIDVQAHYDKGNDFYKLWLDDGLNYSCAIFSSPGDTLEEAQRRKIAYTLHKLRLSTGQRLLDIGCGWGSLAIYAAKIYGCSVVGITLSEQQYALAKKKVEEQGLSGQVNIRLEDYRELETSPFDRIVSVGMFEHVGKENIHLFFKKASNLLRPGGLMLLHTISRTSPKEMDSWITTYIFPGGYIPAAGEILEAAEAHGFDFIDMEDLRPHYDMTLGHWLRRFEANVQTVKDMMGEQFVRMWRLYLTGSQTAFRYGPMHVFQFLYSLGRRDDLPLTRRWFYEIEV, from the coding sequence ATGGACACAAGACGTGCTGTCGGATTTTTAGATTGTATATTGAAGGAAAGTCCACCTTTTGCGTGTAAGGTTCGTCTTTGGGATGGAACCGAACTCTCGTTTGGCGAGGGATCACATCAGTTTGTCCTACATATCAAACAGCCCGATATCATTGATTCCATTTTTACGGGTGATCCATCTCTGGCATTTGGTAATGCATATGTCAATGGCGATATAGATATAGAAGGGGATCTGGGCGCGCTGTTGAGCCTGGTATACAGGACCGGCATTCAATCTAAATTATCCTTCAGCCAAAAGGCGCGTATCTGTTGGGCAGGCATCAAAAACAAGGCAAGAGGCGGCATCAGGCAATCAAAAATAGACGTTCAGGCCCATTATGACAAGGGAAATGACTTCTACAAATTATGGCTTGACGACGGACTCAACTATTCATGCGCTATTTTCTCTTCCCCAGGCGATACCCTTGAAGAGGCTCAGCGCAGAAAGATCGCCTATACCCTGCACAAGTTGAGACTCAGCACTGGCCAACGTCTTCTTGATATCGGCTGCGGCTGGGGAAGTCTTGCGATCTATGCGGCGAAGATATACGGTTGTTCGGTAGTTGGCATCACCTTATCTGAACAGCAATATGCCCTTGCAAAAAAAAAGGTTGAGGAGCAAGGGCTTTCCGGGCAGGTGAATATCAGGCTTGAGGATTACAGGGAACTGGAGACGTCTCCTTTTGACCGTATCGTATCGGTTGGTATGTTCGAACATGTAGGAAAGGAAAATATCCATCTGTTTTTCAAAAAGGCCTCGAACCTCCTACGTCCTGGCGGCCTGATGTTGCTCCACACTATCTCAAGAACAAGCCCAAAGGAAATGGATTCATGGATAACCACATATATATTCCCAGGCGGTTATATACCGGCTGCCGGAGAGATATTGGAGGCGGCCGAGGCACATGGTTTTGACTTTATAGACATGGAGGACCTGCGCCCACACTACGATATGACCCTCGGACACTGGCTCAGACGTTTTGAGGCAAATGTTCAGACCGTAAAAGATATGATGGGCGAACAATTCGTAAGGATGTGGCGGCTGTACCTGACCGGCTCACAAACAGCATTTCGTTACGGGCCGATGCACGTCTTTCAGTTTCTTTATTCTCTGGGAAGGAGGGACGACCTACCGCTTACCAGGAGATGGTTTTATGAAATTGAGGTATAG
- a CDS encoding ABC transporter permease — protein sequence MIGVVPSLKIAFDALMTNKMRSVLTMLGIIIGVAAVIVMLALGNGARMMLDEQIKSIGSNLLIVLPGASTASGVRMGSGTQLTLTLSDAEAIKKQCPAVLYVAPVDSGVAQVMYGNQNWSTLVTGTTPSMFDLRDWPIASGRYFTQDDVKAAAKVCLLGKTVVDNLFGAINPIGQIIRIKNVPFTVIGVLAEKGQSPNGQDQDDAIYVPVTTAQKKLFGVPFPGVVKIILVSAKGANELGPAEEQITELLKQRHHIGPKQENDFTVKNLTQILKAAEKTAKIMSLLLGAIASISLVVGGIGIMNIMLVSVTERTREIGIRMAVGAKTWDIRLQFLIEAVTLSVSGGIIGIIMGMGVTLAVATTGWPTLISPISIVLAFGFSVVTGVFFGFYPAYKASLLNPIEALRHE from the coding sequence GTGATCGGGGTCGTCCCATCTCTCAAGATAGCTTTCGACGCCTTGATGACAAACAAGATGCGCTCTGTCCTTACTATGCTTGGCATCATCATAGGCGTCGCCGCTGTCATTGTAATGCTCGCCCTGGGAAACGGCGCAAGGATGATGCTCGACGAGCAAATAAAGAGCATAGGCAGCAATCTCCTGATAGTATTGCCAGGTGCAAGCACTGCCAGCGGCGTAAGAATGGGAAGCGGCACCCAGCTGACGCTCACGCTTTCAGATGCTGAGGCCATCAAGAAACAATGTCCGGCTGTCTTGTATGTAGCCCCTGTAGACAGCGGTGTGGCACAGGTAATGTATGGTAATCAGAACTGGTCAACATTGGTTACTGGCACAACGCCCAGCATGTTCGATCTAAGAGATTGGCCCATTGCGTCAGGCAGATATTTTACACAAGATGACGTAAAGGCTGCTGCAAAGGTATGCCTCCTAGGCAAGACCGTAGTAGACAACTTATTTGGTGCTATCAATCCGATCGGGCAGATCATAAGGATTAAAAACGTCCCGTTCACCGTAATCGGCGTGCTTGCCGAAAAAGGTCAGTCGCCGAACGGGCAGGATCAGGACGACGCCATATATGTACCTGTCACAACGGCGCAAAAGAAGCTCTTCGGCGTCCCATTTCCAGGTGTGGTAAAGATCATCCTTGTAAGCGCCAAAGGGGCTAATGAACTAGGCCCTGCCGAAGAACAAATAACAGAGCTTTTGAAGCAGAGACACCACATCGGGCCTAAACAAGAGAATGACTTTACTGTAAAAAACCTCACCCAAATACTCAAGGCCGCTGAAAAGACTGCAAAGATCATGTCCCTCTTGCTTGGCGCAATAGCGTCCATATCATTGGTGGTAGGCGGCATCGGGATAATGAACATCATGCTCGTTTCAGTAACAGAAAGGACAAGAGAGATCGGGATAAGGATGGCGGTTGGTGCTAAGACATGGGATATAAGACTCCAGTTTCTTATTGAGGCCGTCACGCTTTCAGTATCGGGGGGTATTATCGGGATAATTATGGGCATGGGGGTGACCTTGGCCGTGGCAACAACCGGATGGCCAACGCTTATCTCGCCTATCTCTATAGTCCTAGCCTTTGGCTTTTCGGTTGTTACCGGGGTATTCTTCGGTTTTTATCCTGCTTATAAGGCCTCACTCTTAAATCCAATTGAGGCCTTGAGGCATGAATGA
- a CDS encoding biotin--[acetyl-CoA-carboxylase] ligase, with translation MPKFIIPKTSRQIIGRILLHLDEIDSTNTFLLKNEALLSEDGLTVYADRQTGGRGRMERSWSGGAADKRHLFCSVVVHIRGFLCYIHPSITILIGLATFRALSLLGVKGHMIKWPNDILIAGRKLCGILCEVRSVGDMKVMVAGIGINLEGGPEQFGPSLRDKATTLEASVGIKVKRDHMLNVLLDEIDKILIEARDGLESIFREWETSSGMIGKAVLFEYQEEEMSGIVTGLDSSGHLIIDTDMGSITLASGGISLRCPI, from the coding sequence ATGCCTAAATTCATCATACCAAAGACGTCAAGGCAGATTATAGGCCGGATATTGCTGCATCTCGATGAGATAGATTCAACAAATACCTTTCTCCTAAAAAATGAGGCCTTGTTGAGTGAAGATGGATTGACGGTCTATGCCGACAGACAAACTGGTGGCCGCGGCAGGATGGAGCGGAGTTGGTCAGGCGGTGCAGCTGATAAAAGGCATCTTTTTTGCTCTGTTGTCGTACATATCAGAGGATTTTTATGCTATATCCATCCATCTATTACTATCTTAATAGGGCTTGCCACATTTAGAGCCCTAAGCCTTCTCGGGGTTAAAGGACACATGATCAAATGGCCCAACGATATCCTTATCGCAGGCAGGAAACTTTGTGGTATACTTTGTGAAGTGAGATCTGTAGGGGATATGAAGGTCATGGTGGCCGGAATAGGGATAAATCTTGAGGGTGGTCCTGAGCAATTCGGGCCGTCATTGCGTGACAAGGCGACCACACTTGAAGCTAGCGTAGGCATCAAGGTAAAAAGAGATCATATGCTTAATGTCTTGCTTGACGAGATAGACAAGATACTGATTGAGGCCCGGGATGGCCTTGAATCGATATTTCGTGAATGGGAGACATCGTCAGGCATGATCGGCAAGGCCGTTTTGTTTGAGTATCAGGAGGAAGAGATGTCAGGGATTGTGACAGGGCTGGACAGTTCGGGACACCTTATCATAGATACCGACATGGGCTCGATCACCCTTGCTTCTGGTGGGATAAGCCTTAGATGCCCAATTTGA
- a CDS encoding CoA-binding protein — protein MTIIQDRDKILQLIKTARTIAVVGISPDTQRASYLVTQRVIGQGIFKVYLVNPVHAGAEILGRKVLAFLKDVPEPIDIVDVFRRPDATAPIFEDAIKTGAKIIWLQPGTENDEIISRYQDRIMIVKDACLGVMTGQAFASSKEHVG, from the coding sequence ATGACAATAATCCAAGACCGAGACAAGATATTGCAACTCATAAAAACAGCAAGAACTATTGCTGTAGTGGGTATATCGCCTGACACCCAAAGGGCGAGTTATCTGGTAACACAGCGGGTCATCGGACAGGGCATCTTCAAGGTCTATCTGGTGAATCCAGTCCATGCCGGGGCAGAAATATTAGGGAGGAAGGTGCTCGCTTTTCTCAAAGATGTCCCTGAACCCATTGATATTGTGGACGTCTTCAGAAGACCTGACGCCACTGCGCCGATATTTGAAGATGCGATCAAGACTGGAGCAAAAATTATTTGGCTCCAGCCAGGCACAGAAAACGACGAGATAATCAGTCGCTATCAAGACAGGATCATGATTGTAAAAGACGCATGTCTTGGCGTCATGACCGGTCAGGCCTTTGCCAGCAGTAAAGAACATGTGGGTTAG
- a CDS encoding DedA family protein produces MEILDSAIQLLLHLDNYLDLFVRGYGPFIYLILFLIVFAETGLVIAPFLPGDSLLFVTGTLAASGAMDIRLLMVLLIISAVLGDTVNYWAGYCVGPMVFRMESSRLLNKKHLERTHLFYEKYGGKTIIIARFIPIIRTFAPFVAGIGRMTYRRFVAYNIIGGSLWVTLFLLGGFFFGNISFVKKNLTSFIFFIIIFSIMPGVIEYTRARYGKARA; encoded by the coding sequence ATGGAAATTTTAGATTCAGCCATTCAACTCTTGCTTCATCTTGACAATTACTTGGATTTGTTTGTCCGGGGTTACGGTCCGTTTATCTATCTGATATTGTTTTTGATAGTATTCGCAGAAACGGGATTGGTCATAGCCCCATTTCTCCCGGGCGATTCACTCCTTTTTGTAACAGGTACATTGGCCGCTTCAGGCGCAATGGACATTAGGCTTCTGATGGTTTTGCTGATAATTTCAGCGGTCCTTGGGGATACGGTAAATTACTGGGCTGGTTATTGCGTCGGACCTATGGTGTTTCGCATGGAAAGCTCACGTCTTCTAAATAAAAAACACCTGGAAAGAACGCATTTATTCTATGAAAAATATGGCGGTAAGACTATAATAATCGCACGTTTCATTCCTATAATCCGTACTTTTGCGCCGTTTGTTGCAGGGATCGGCAGAATGACTTATAGGCGCTTTGTTGCCTACAATATAATAGGTGGCTCCTTGTGGGTGACGCTCTTTCTGTTGGGCGGTTTCTTTTTCGGCAATATATCATTCGTCAAAAAAAACCTGACCTCTTTTATCTTTTTTATCATCATTTTTTCCATCATGCCTGGGGTAATTGAATATACAAGGGCCAGATACGGTAAAGCCAGGGCCTAG
- a CDS encoding polysaccharide biosynthesis protein translates to MRYLLKRLNLYLLNHRWVWVRTIIFFYDMSSVAISWLLSFVIISNFNPSYVVIFKSLPAAFIIQVISIMYFRLDRIVARFISLPDLIRILKSVFFACFITAIFEFQNIQQKAVFVLDPLILTILLAGGRTLYRLYIEGTIYGKTGLRTLIIGAGRAGEALARELLRKDQKIYLPVGFLDDDRLKAGKEILGVRVVGRTRDLAQIVRRLDIEMALLAIPSAAPKTVRRITKLCHEANIPCRTLPSIQKLLTSKADISTLHDITTENLLGRAPVSLDWDGIRSQIEDKTILVSGAGGSIGSELCCQIASLDPKKIILLEISEFGLYQIEMTLKEQYPNREIKAILADIRDRDSLLKIFKEERPSLVFHTAAYKHVPMVEKNPLAGIKTNIFGTKNIADVSSESGVEKFILISTDKAVNPTSVMGATKRIAELYCQNMTYDSNTAFIITRFGNVLESSGSVVPLFKRQMANGGPLTVTHPEIRRYFMTTSEACQLVLQASALGCGGEIFVLDMGEPVKILDMAEQIIRLAGFTPYTDIPIVFTGLRPGEKLYEELFYREERLTPTAHPKLLLAKGAEVDWQWLKAKLNGLKVIKDPLEIKIYLKSIINEYQFAENIIPPKLNYLTDKIKDLAKYKEKAKPRKIN, encoded by the coding sequence ATGAGATATCTCCTTAAACGCCTCAATCTGTATCTGCTCAATCACCGTTGGGTATGGGTCCGCACCATTATATTTTTTTATGACATGTCCTCCGTCGCCATATCATGGCTGTTGTCTTTCGTGATCATCTCGAATTTCAACCCATCTTATGTGGTCATATTTAAGTCTTTGCCTGCCGCATTTATCATTCAGGTTATATCGATCATGTATTTTCGCTTAGATCGGATAGTGGCAAGGTTCATTTCACTCCCCGATCTTATACGTATATTAAAATCCGTATTCTTTGCATGTTTCATCACCGCAATATTTGAATTTCAAAACATCCAACAAAAAGCCGTATTTGTACTGGACCCATTAATACTTACCATCCTCTTGGCAGGAGGAAGGACTTTATATCGACTTTATATAGAAGGCACAATCTATGGCAAGACGGGTCTCAGGACATTGATCATTGGAGCTGGCAGGGCAGGGGAGGCGCTGGCAAGAGAACTGCTTCGGAAAGATCAAAAGATTTATCTTCCTGTAGGTTTTTTGGATGACGACCGCCTGAAGGCTGGGAAAGAAATACTCGGGGTCCGGGTCGTCGGGCGCACCAGAGATCTGGCCCAAATAGTCCGTAGGTTGGATATAGAAATGGCGCTGCTCGCCATACCATCTGCCGCCCCCAAGACAGTAAGACGCATTACAAAACTATGCCATGAAGCCAACATTCCATGCCGCACCCTACCATCCATACAAAAACTTTTAACAAGTAAAGCTGATATTAGTACATTACATGATATCACTACTGAAAATCTCCTAGGTAGAGCACCAGTCAGTCTGGACTGGGATGGCATAAGAAGCCAAATAGAAGATAAAACCATATTGGTAAGCGGCGCTGGTGGATCTATAGGGAGTGAACTATGTTGTCAAATAGCATCTCTTGACCCCAAAAAAATAATCCTTCTCGAAATCAGCGAATTCGGGCTCTATCAGATAGAGATGACACTCAAAGAGCAATATCCAAACAGGGAAATAAAGGCGATTTTGGCCGACATAAGAGACAGAGACAGTCTATTAAAGATCTTTAAAGAAGAAAGGCCGTCCCTGGTGTTTCATACGGCAGCGTACAAGCATGTCCCGATGGTCGAAAAAAATCCATTGGCTGGCATCAAGACAAATATATTCGGTACAAAGAATATAGCCGATGTCTCATCTGAGTCAGGCGTAGAGAAATTTATTTTAATCTCCACTGATAAGGCAGTAAATCCGACGAGTGTTATGGGTGCAACCAAGCGCATTGCTGAACTTTACTGTCAAAACATGACCTATGATTCCAATACGGCCTTTATAATAACTAGATTTGGAAATGTACTTGAATCCTCCGGTTCGGTAGTCCCGCTCTTTAAAAGGCAGATGGCAAATGGAGGGCCCCTTACCGTCACCCATCCGGAGATAAGGCGTTATTTCATGACCACTTCTGAGGCATGTCAACTTGTATTGCAGGCATCAGCACTGGGTTGCGGCGGCGAAATTTTTGTGCTCGATATGGGAGAACCTGTCAAGATCCTGGACATGGCTGAACAAATCATCCGCCTAGCAGGCTTTACCCCTTATACCGACATACCAATTGTCTTTACAGGTCTCAGACCGGGTGAAAAATTATATGAAGAGCTCTTTTATAGAGAAGAAAGGCTTACTCCCACTGCTCATCCCAAACTTTTGTTGGCAAAAGGCGCCGAAGTAGATTGGCAATGGTTGAAAGCAAAACTTAATGGTCTTAAGGTCATAAAAGACCCACTTGAAATAAAAATTTATCTAAAATCCATTATCAATGAATATCAATTCGCAGAGAATATCATTCCACCAAAATTAAATTATCTAACCGATAAAATCAAAGATCTAGCCAAATATAAAGAAAAGGCCAAACCAAGAAAAATTAATTGA
- a CDS encoding protein-L-isoaspartate(D-aspartate) O-methyltransferase — protein sequence MSSPAADRSGSDRFKIARERMVGLQLASNGITDERVLAAMRKVPRHLFVDEALWDQAYGDFPLPIGYAQTISQPYIVALMTQELGLKGIEKVLEVGTGSGYQAAILGELARSVFSVERVPALLIRARKTLDSLGYSNVYLKLDDGTWGWRDEAPFDAIIVTAGSPMVPKPLVDQLGDPGVLIIPVGDEYSQVLVKITKSDGRLEQKNITGVRFVRLIGEHGWKE from the coding sequence ATGTCGTCCCCGGCAGCTGATAGATCCGGCAGCGACCGATTCAAAATAGCTAGAGAGAGGATGGTTGGGCTGCAACTTGCGTCCAACGGGATAACGGACGAAAGGGTGCTGGCGGCTATGCGCAAGGTGCCAAGACATCTTTTTGTCGATGAGGCCTTGTGGGACCAGGCATATGGCGATTTTCCTTTGCCTATAGGCTATGCCCAGACTATTTCTCAGCCCTATATCGTGGCCTTGATGACGCAGGAACTCGGGCTGAAGGGTATTGAGAAGGTGCTTGAGGTAGGCACTGGTTCAGGTTATCAAGCCGCCATACTTGGTGAGCTTGCAAGGTCGGTCTTCAGTGTTGAGAGGGTGCCAGCCCTGCTCATAAGGGCAAGAAAGACCCTGGATAGTCTAGGTTATTCCAATGTTTATCTGAAACTTGATGACGGGACATGGGGATGGCGAGACGAGGCACCGTTTGACGCCATAATTGTTACCGCAGGATCCCCGATGGTACCCAAACCGCTTGTTGACCAGCTTGGAGATCCTGGCGTATTGATCATCCCTGTCGGTGATGAATATTCCCAAGTATTGGTGAAGATAACAAAAAGCGACGGTAGGTTGGAACAGAAGAACATAACAGGGGTGCGTTTTGTAAGGTTGATCGGTGAGCATGGATGGAAGGAGTAG
- a CDS encoding uracil-DNA glycosylase, which produces MTFDKFTDFIHDIINWIRFQRELGTEVVERTRHINAFLGGSADCLHNFQNGKWDATVPATKISLPKGEAGLLEVKDLLGDCKRCGLHKTRKGIVFGEGPGDARLLIVGEAPGREEDIEGRPFVGPSGKLLAKMLKAIDIERSDTYITSVIKCRPPANRTPKPGEIASCIPFLALQICAVSPKLILALGQIAAQWLLNVRKPLHELRGVLYSLPDLPVSSMRIDRPNDILDIKVVVTYHPAYILRLAGDRQKSVKLDVWKDLQMLQHEYKQG; this is translated from the coding sequence ATGACCTTCGACAAATTTACTGATTTTATACACGATATCATCAATTGGATCAGATTTCAAAGGGAACTCGGCACAGAGGTCGTGGAGAGGACGCGCCATATCAATGCCTTTCTTGGAGGGTCCGCTGACTGCTTACATAATTTTCAGAACGGCAAATGGGATGCTACAGTGCCGGCGACAAAAATATCTTTGCCCAAAGGGGAAGCAGGGCTCCTTGAGGTGAAGGATCTGCTTGGAGATTGCAAAAGGTGTGGACTCCACAAAACGAGAAAAGGCATAGTCTTTGGAGAGGGCCCTGGTGATGCGCGTCTTCTTATTGTAGGCGAAGCCCCAGGGAGAGAAGAAGATATAGAGGGACGTCCTTTTGTAGGACCTTCAGGAAAACTCTTGGCAAAGATGCTAAAGGCTATAGATATTGAAAGAAGTGATACATATATAACAAGCGTCATAAAGTGCCGACCCCCGGCTAACCGGACGCCGAAACCAGGCGAGATCGCTTCATGTATACCATTTTTGGCCTTACAGATATGCGCAGTTTCCCCGAAGCTCATCTTGGCGCTAGGCCAGATTGCCGCGCAATGGCTCTTGAATGTCAGAAAGCCGTTACATGAACTAAGGGGCGTCCTTTATTCCCTGCCAGATCTGCCGGTGTCGTCAATGCGGATCGATCGACCAAATGATATATTGGACATAAAGGTGGTTGTCACTTATCATCCGGCCTATATTCTACGTCTTGCCGGTGACAGGCAAAAGTCTGTAAAGCTCGATGTCTGGAAAGATCTTCAGATGCTTCAACATGAATACAAACAGGGCTAG